The Chitinophaga sp. H8 region GCCAAACAGCGTGATCGCTTTCATCACTTTTTCGTGATCAATATATCCTTTTACTAATTGTGCGAGAAAGCGGGTATGCTTAAACAGCCCGTGCTGATAGATGATCTTGTCGGCTACCTGTTGCGGGCTACCCACCAGCAATGGTCCTTCGGGCATACACATGTAATCAAACTGTTCCCGTGTAATGGGCGACCAGCCCCTTTCTTTCCCTACCCGGTTCATCAGCTTTTCATAAGACGGGAAGAACTCATCTGCCGCCTGATCAGGATCATCAGCAATGTAGCAGTGGGCGTTAATGCCCAGTTGCAGGGATGCCGGATCGTGCCCTGCTTCCTGTGCCGACTGCCGGTACAGGTTGATAAAAGGGACATACTGGCTGGGCCTTCCACCCAGGATAGCCAGCGTCATGGGCATATTCATCTTACCTGCTCTTACGGCAGATGCCGGTGTGCCGCCTACGGCCAGCCAGATAGGGATAGCCGGCTGATACGGCCTTGGGTAAATACCCCGCTGGATAAATGGTGCACGGTGCTTTCCCTTCCAGGATACCACTTCCTGTGTATTCAATAACGTTAGTAATTCCAGCTTCTCTATAAACAGTTCATTGTAGTCATTCAAACTATAGCCAAACAAAGGAAATGATTCGGTAAAAGAACCCCTGCCCGCCATGATCTCTGCCCGTCCGCCGGAAATCAGGTCCAGCGTAGCAAAATTTTGGAATACCCGTACCGGGTCAGCAGAGCTGAGCACCGTTACCGCACTGGATAACCGGATACGTTTAGTCACTGCTGCTACTGCTGCCAGTGCTACCTCGGGCGCGGAAATAATAAAGTCCGGACGATGATGCTCTCCCAATGCAAATACATCCAGCCCTACTTCATCTGCCTGCTTCGCTTCTGCTATCAGCTCCTGCATCCGCAAATATGACTGCCTGGCTTCACCGGATACACCTTCCGGCTGCACTTCTCCAAATGTACTGATACCTAATTCCATGATCTTGTAATTAAACAACTGTAAATAAAACTATATTCTGCGGATCTCCAAAAGCTGGGCTGGGGATGGGGGAATAAGCGGAGCGATGGTCGTGATCTGGCAGTTATGTAAATCGTGCCATAGAGCTATCCCTTCCCTCTCCCCCCTCAGTTTCGCTTTAGATTCCGAGATTACCTGCCTCTTTATGTTGAATAATTAATTGTAATTCAATATCTTGTATGTTTTTTAATTGAAAAATGGATGTTTTATGATTCATACTACAACAATAAAAGGGCAAGAATAGCAATGCGGTAAAGGATATTTTTGGGATACACGTACGGTCAATTTAAAACACATCACGAATTATAAACAATAGTTCCATTATGAAAAAGACTATTTATTCCTTGGGATTAGGAATGCTGCTATGCTGCGGTACTGCTATAGCGCAGGTAAAGAGCTCCACACAGGCAGGTAAGAAATTGCCTGCGAAGATCAGGATGTCTAAAGAGCAGTTGAAAGACAAGGTAAAAGGTGGATGGGCAGGACAAACCATCGGGGTTACTTTTGGCTGGCCTACAGAGTTCCAATACCAGGGAACTTTCATCCAGGATTATGAAACAATCCCCTGGAGAGAAGATTATGTGAATGAGGCCATGACCACTTTCCCGGGATTGTATGATGATGTATATGTAGATCTCACCTTTGTGGATGTATTCGAAAAGAAAGGAATGAATGCTACTCCTGCCGATTTTGGTAATGCATTTGCCGGGGCTAAATATATGTTATGGCATGCCAACCTGGCGGGCCGTTATAACCTGCAACAGGGCATTCCTGCTACACAATCCGGCCACTGGCTCAATAACCCGCATGCGGATGATATCGATTTTCAGATCGAAGCGGATTTTGCCGGCCTGATGAGTCCGGGTATGCCGAATGCAGCTACAGAGATCTGCGACCGCGTAGGACGTATCATGAACTCCGGCGACGGCTGGTATGGCGGGGTATTCATCGCCAACATGTATGCGCTGGCTTTTGTAAGCGATGATATTCCTTTCATCGTTCGGGAAGCACTGAAAACCATCCCCACCCAAAGTAAATTCTATCAGTGTGTGTCTGATGTAATCAAATGGCATGCAAAATATCCGAACAACTGGAAACAAACCTGGTTTGAATTACAGTCTAAATGGGCGGAAGATATCGGATGTCCCAGCATGGTGTTCCATCCGTTGAATATCGATGCTAAACTCAACTCTGCATATGTAGCGATGGGACTGCTGTATGGTGGCGGCGACTTCACCAAAACAATGGAAATCGCTACCCGCGTAGGACAGGACTCCGACTGTAACCCTGCTTCTGCAGGTGGTATCCTGGGCACCATCATGGGCTATAGCAAAATCCCTGCATACTGGATGGGACCATTGCAAAAAGCAGAACAACGCAATTTCAGCTATACCGACTACTCACTGGAAAAGGTATACGCTACCGGCTTTAAACATGCCGTGGAAAACATCAGTAAGTATAACGGTAAAGTAGATGGCGACTATGTAGAGATCCCTTATACAGCTACTAAAACAGTGAAGTTTGAAGAAAACTTCAGCGGTCATTTTCCGAAAGGACGTAAGCCGTTGGGTGTAGTGATCACAGATAAAACCTCCTTCACCTTTGATGGCATCGGTTTTGTATTGCGCGGATATGCACGCAGAAAGAGCGAAAATACCCCACATCATGTGATTCAGGCTGCCATGTATATCGATGGTAAGGAAATAGAAAAAGTGAACTTACCTACAGATTACTCCTTAAGCCGTGCCGACCTGTTCTGGAGATACCAGCTGCCTAAAGGAAAGCATGAAGTGGAAATCAGGATCCTGAACCCAACAGAAGGTTATGATATCGTGACCAATGATATACTGGAATACGATACACAACCACATAACGGTATGAGGAAATAATTTTAATTGCTATTATTACGGGATGAAAACGATGATACTATCAGCCCTCTGCCTGTTTACCAGTGTGAGGTGGTGTAATGCACAACAGGCAGCAGGAGCGCAACAACAGCAAAAGACGATCCGGGTGATGAGCTATAATATTCGTATAGCCAGCCCTCCGTCTACCAATTGGGGTGGTACTGATCTGGCAGCTATCGCTAAAGTGATCAACGCTAATAAACCCGACCTGGTAGCATTACAGGAGGTGGATGCTTTTACTGAACGTTCCGGCAAATCATCTGATCAGGCTAAAGAATTGGGGGAGATGACCGGCATGCATTATTTCTTTGCCAAAGCAGTAGACCGCTCCGGCGGAGATTATGGGGTAGCGGTATTATCCCGTTATCCGATAGAAGAAAGCCATGCTTACCGCCTCCCTCCGGTGCCAGGCTCTGAGGGGGAAGTACGCGGACTTGCTTTTATCGTGGTAAAACCTTTTGGTAATAAACAGAAAGTAGGATTCCTTTGTACGCACCTGGATCATAAGTCGGATGATGACCGGCGCTTTCAGGCACAAAAGGTGCTGGAGATCTCGGAGAAATATAAAAAGCTGCCCATCATCCTGGGAGCCGACCTCAACATGGAGGCCAGCAATAAAGTGATGGAGGTGATCAAAAGCAAATACTTTATGAACTGCACCGATTGCCCGCTCACTTTCCCGGAAACAAACCCCCGGATGACGATCGACTATCTGCTCACCAATAAGGTAGCTGCCAAACGTTTTAAAGTGGAAAACTACCGGACCATAGAAGAAAAATATGCCTCAGATCATTTACCGCTGATGGCCGATTTTATCGCAGTGAAGTAAGTAACATCCTCTTCCGGTACAACCTTATGTGCCGGAACATGAGCAATAAAACAAAAAAAGGTTCGCAGTAATGCGAGCCTTTTTTGTTGGATAAGAATGGCGGAAGGACTATCGTGATACTACATATGAAATACATTGAACTTATGCCCGTCAGGATCAGCAAATACAAAACCGTAATATCCCTCTCCAAACGCTTCCGGCCTGGAAATTATTGTGCCGCCGGCTTGCCGGATCTCTTTCTCCCAGTTATTTACTTCTTCCTTACTACCGGCAGCAAGCGTGAAAATAATTTCATTCCCGGCTTTGACATCAGCAATAGGGCCCTTCATCGCGGGGGTCAGTATATCTCTCAGGAAGAAATGAATAATAAAGTTGTCATCGCCAAAGAAGAAGCTGGTCAGCTGCTCCGATGCGCCGTTAGGTTTAAATCCGAGGTCTTTATAGAATTTAGTGGTTCGTGCTAAATCCTGAACCCCGAAATTGGCCCAGATCTTTTTTGTGTTCATAAACGTGTGTTTTTATGAGTAATAGCTTTTCTTTTTATACCACTCAAAGGTAGACTATCAGTTTATGAAAGAAGGGGGCTGTTTGTGTAATTCTCAGGGGCTATTTAAGCCATTTTTTCGCTTATTCCATTTTCAAACTTTTTACCGGATTTACCAACGCAGTTTTGATGCCCTGATAACTTACGGTAAGCAGGGTGATAAACAATACGCTGATCCCTACCAAGGGAAATACCCACCAGGGTACAGTGGCATGATAGGTATAATGTTGCAGCCAGGCCTGCATACAATAGTAAGCAACCGGGAAAGCAATCAGCAGCGCAATCAGCACCAGTACAATAAAGTCTTTTGCCAGCAAGCGCCACAGGTTGAATACAGAGGCGCCGAGGATTTTCCGTACACCGATTTCTTTAGTCCGCTGTTGGGTAATATAGGAGGCAAGGCCAAATAAGCCCATGCAGGAGATAAGCATCGCCAGTATCGTAAAAATGGTAGTGAGCCGGCCTATACGCTCTTCATCGGAGAATTTTACCGCATATGTTTCATCTACAAACTTGTAGTTAAAGGGTTCTTCGGGATTATATTTTTTGAATACACCGGCTATTTTTTCCACTGCGGCATGGGGGCTTGCTCCCGGCTTGATACGGATGTTGATCACATTCAGCTGCCAGGGAGCAATATAAAAGATCATTGGTTTTACAGCCTCATAAGGAGATTGGATCACCATATCTTTTACCACACCGATGATGGTAAACTGATAACCCATCCAATGCACGGTTTCGCCTATAGGATTTTTCAGCCCCATATATTTTTTAGCTGATTCGTTGATCACAAACCCCATAGCGTCTGTGGTGAAGGAACGGGAAAAATCCCGGCCATCTGCTATTTGCCAGCCTACCGTTTTTCCATATTCCTGGGATACGCCCATGGTGCCAAAAACGTAAGTGCCTCCGGGTGTTTTACCTTTCCAGTCAAAATTGGATTGTTCATTCCGCAATTCTGTTGCCGGGCTGTAAGAAGTAGCGGCTTCTGCTACCATACCGGTATTCAACAGGTCATTCCGCACCGCGGCAAAGTGGCTATGTATAGCGGGCGTAATAGTTTCTACAGTGATGAGGCCCTCGCGGCTATAGCCTACCGGACGGTCTTTTGTATGATGGATCTGCCGGAAAACAGTAATCGTGCCGATGAATAGGATCACGGCAATGGAGAACTGCAATACTACCAATACCTTACGTGGGAGTGTGGCCGGGCGGCCCGCTTTATAGGTGCCCTTCAGTACTTTCACCACTCCGAAACCCGAGAGATAAAGGGCTGGATAACTACCCGCCATCAGTCCTGTAAATACCGTAATGCCCAGCAGGAGCGGCCAGCAATAGATGTTGTCCCAGGGCAGGATTATCTGTTTGCCGGCCAGCGTATTAAATACCGGTAGTGCTACCAGTACCAGCACGAGCGATACCAGCAGTGCTATTACTGAAATTAATACAGATTCAATAAGAAACTGCCAGATAAGTTGTCCGCGCAACGACCCCACTGCTTTTCTTACTCCTACTTCTTTTGCTCTTTTTTCACTCTGTGCCGTGCTCAGATTCATAAAGTTGATACAGGCCAGCAGCAACACAAATACCCCTATACTGCCAAACATCCACAGATACTGGACCTTGCCGGTGACATCCCTGCTATTCCTGGCAAACGCATACAGATGCCACTTCGACATCGGATGAAGAGAAAGGGCGGGTTTAAAAGCGGCGTCTGAGGCATCTGTCCGTTGCAGTTTCACGGACTGAATCTTAGCAGATACCTGCTCCATATCTGCATGATCTGCCAGTTGTACATACAGTTGCCACCCATTATTATTCCATCTGTTTTCGGAGTTCCTGACACTTTCCTCTAAAGAAGCATACAGACTCCAGGGGGCTATAAAAGTAACTTCCCGGAGTGTACTGTTATAAGGTAGATTTTCATAAACTCCTGCTACCTTCACGTTTACGCTATCATCCAACCGGATCAGTGTACCCACCGGATCAATGTTGCCAAATAAAGAAACCGCCACCTTTTCAGACAATAAAATAGATGCAGGGTCTTTCAATCCGTTCCGCGTGCCCTTCAGCATTTTCAGGCTGAACATGTCAGGGGCATCCGGCTCCATAAAGTTGCCGGATTGTATCAGTTGTTTATCACCGGAGGATAAAATATGATTTTTAGTATAAGTGGATAACGCTACATATTTGAAGTCGCTGCCATAATTCGTGCGGAGTTCATTGGCCAGTGGAATAGGAATCCCGTTCCTTGTTTCCGCTTTCCCGTTAAAGGTTTGCTGCTGCAATACCTGCGCGGTCCGGTGGTAATGCTGATGAAAAGTATCGTATGATAATTCATCCCATATCCACAACCCAATCAGCAGGGCTACTGCTATCCCCATCGCCAGGCCTGCAATATTAATAACTGAATAACCTTTGTTCTTCAGCAGATTTCTCCAGGCAGTTTTGAAATAGTTTTTGAACACAGCAATTGTTTTTAAGGATAAATCACTCACCCTACAATAGTGCCAGATGTAGAAAGTGAATTTATTCAGATGTTTATATATGTTGAAATGTGTAAAATGTCCGGTTTTAATACAAGGGTTGTACAGAAATGTACGTGGCGGGAATTGGATTAAATGAATTGGCGCTATATACACCAGGGGGGACATGGTTAATACCTCATTCGTTAATTTCCTCTACTTTTGAGGTAGTTGCTCTACAAGATTTGGTACATCATAGTTTGTTTGTTTTAATTGCCAGTGTATGAAAATTCAAAAGCGATGATACCTGGAAAATTGAACAGCAGCAAATGGATTTATACGGTTTTTTGGGTTTTGGTGACAGTCATTTTTCTTTATGATACCAGGTATCTTATTACAAAAGCCGGTTTGCCGTTTTTTCTTATTTGCGCTGCTGTTCGCATAGCACTACTTATCGGACTTGCCTGGATTAATTTAAATATCCTGATTCCGCGTTATCTTTTCCGGAAGCGGTACATCCTTTATTTTGTATGGGTATTGCTGCTTATTGCAGGGTATCTGGTTATCCAGAGTGTATACGATTATTATTTGTACGGCTTTATCATTGGCCCCAACAGAGGCGGGCTGTTATCCGCATCACTGCTATATAACTTCACACATACTTCGCTTTATTTGTTATTGACGGTGGCACTGAAATTCAGTATAGACTGGTATGAACAAAAGAAACTGTTGCAGGAAATAAAAATGGCGCAACTGCAAACGGAAGTAAATTTCCTGAGGTCGCAGGTAAACCCGCACTTTCTTTTCAATGCCCTGAATAACCTGTATGCACTCACTATCAAAAAATCGGACCAGGCGCCGGACATGGTGTTAAAGCTGTCTGAGCTGATGGAATACATGCTTTATGAAAGCAATGCTGATGAGGTGCCGCTGGAAAAAGAGATCAATTATTTACACAATTACCTGGAGCTGGAAAAAATCCGGCAGGGCAATGGCGCCGACATCCGGCTCACGGTGAACGGAAATACGGAGGATTGCCGCATCCCTCCTTTTCTGATATTGCCAATTGTGGAAAATGCATTTAAACATGGCATCAGTAAAATAGTACATCACGCTTACCTTCATATTACGATTGAGATAACGGAGGTGCTTACCGTAAAGGTGCTTAACAATAAACTTAATGTTCAACAAGCGGAGGAGAGTGGCGGGATTGGCCTGGCAAATCTGAAAAAAAGACTGGACCTTTTATATCCTGCCGCACATACATTGGATATTATGAATGGTGCCATTCAACATGAAGTCATCCTGAAAATAGACCGCTTATGTTAAGTTGTTTAATTATCGATGATGAACCACTTGCCCGCGAGGTATTGGCTGGTTACATAGCCACACTGGATGAGTTACAGCTCCTGGCAAGTTTCAATAACGCTTTTGATGCCCTCGAATATCTGCAGCATCATACAGCAGATATACTATTGCTGGATATCCAGATGCCGGAGATGAACGGGATTGATTTTTTAAAATCATTGGAACAGCCGCCCATCACGGTGTTTACTACGGCATTCCGGGATTATGCTTTTGAAGGTTTTGAGCTGGGTGTGATTGACTTTTTATTAAAACCCATATCAAAAGCACGTTTCCAGGTGTCGGTCGAAAAAATAAAAGATTTTCTGTCGCTGAAAGCAGCGAATGCTGCGCTTGAATTAAGTAACCAGAGACCGGAGTTCATTTTTGTAAAGAGTGGCGTAAAAAAGATAAAGCTTTTTTTTGCCGAGGTGACCCATATTCAGGGACTAAAAGATTATGCGATTATACATGCAGCGTCGGGGAAAATTGTAACAAAGGGTTCCATTAAATTTATGGAAGAACTGTTTCCTGCGCATTTATTTATACGGGTACATAAGTCTTTTATTGTTTCGAAAAACAAAGTAAAGCATATTGAAAAAAACAAGATCATTATAAATGACCATCATATACCGATTGGAAGAAGTTATAAAGAAGCACTCATAAAACAGATAAATAGGATTATCTGATAACCCAACAATTATTTGAAATGGTTATCACTACTATTCAATAGGCAATAGAGGAAGTATTAAGTTTTGCAAATATGAACCCCGTAGTTGAGCATATAAAATTCCTCTGGTCGTAGCTATTGCAATGCCGCTGATAGCAATATTCAGGTCGTGAGGAAGTATAAAATTCCCTTTCTTATCACTTTTGATAAGACTTTCGAAGGATGGTACCCCGAAACCGCAGGCTACTTGCAGGTTGGCAAGAAATGAATTTTTCCCCGCCTCTTTTATAGTGACAGTTGTAAAAACAATTAACAAGCGTTTCTCTGCATTGGTTTTTTGCTCCTGCTGTATATTGAACTCAAGTGCATCTTTATGAAATGCTGTAGCTTGTTGAGGCTGAATGGAAAAAGATACTAATTCAATCCCCTGTATTTTAAATGCTTTTTCCTGTCTGATTTCGTCCATGTTTGCCAATTTACTCAATAAACGACAGCAACCTTTGTTGATTGTAAGCCCCCTGCCTCATCAATTACTTTTTGCAGGGGCTCGTAAATATCTTCACGCAATGAAGCAGGTGCTACAGCAACAGTGAAATTCATGTTTAGCGTTGGTGGGGCCGGTAATAATTCAACATCCAGTAACCTTATATTCAGCGCACGTTGAATGTCAACCAGTGTATCGATGGTAAAATTATGGGTCCCGCTTAACCATTTGGAAACAAGTGAAGGGCTTTTTAAATTTAATGCCTTAGCCAGATCGAGGCTTTTCCAACCTTTGGATTTAAGTCCTGCATAGATTTTTGCGGCCAGCTTCATTTTGTAATCTGTTTGTTCCTGCTCCTCAGGCTTAATATTATCCAACATCTGATCTATCAGATCACTGGAATAATTTGTATTTATCGCATCAATGTTTGTCATCATAATAAGTTTAACGTGTAAGTATTAAATCACCTTCAAACTTTAAACCATCTTTTGATACTCTTAAAGAATTATCTTCCAACTTTTTCCGGATGATCCTGGAATAGTGCATCATTTCCGACACTTCCCGGCTTAGCTTGGGATCTTCTTGCCAGGCCCGCACGTTTTTAGGTCCTCCATTTCCGACCACTACAATTTGTTCGCTCAGCCGGATACAATAAAGTCTTAGATGTTTATCCGGAATATCGTATAGCGCACAAACCAGATCATTCCATTCTAATCCTTCATCCAGCTTAAAATAAATTTCTAAAGCGCCTACAGTGTTACTCATGCTCCGAAGCCTGCCTATTATGCTGAGCAAGTCCTGCGTGAAAGCTTCCTGGTGTTCTTGAATAAAATGATCCAAAAATGGCGCTTTACTTGCTGCGGTAACTATGCTATAAATGGAAGCCTTATCTCCGGATAATTTCGTCAAATAAACCAATTTAGATTTCATCTATGAGAACGTTTACAAAGTTACAGCAATAAATTCACTTATAAGTGATTTTTGATCAGAATAACTGTTCTGATAGTTTGTAAAAGTCCCTTATCTGTTGACTATCAAATACTTCTCTTATACCACATGAGGTGATTCAAAGTTGTGGAGAATAAGGAATAACACTGACAACAAATCAAAATACATAAAACGGGGTTTTCTATTTCTCATCCAGGAATTTTAGAGAGAGAAATGAGGTTACAAACATCAGCTAAGCCTCTTTTAGCCACTTATAGAATAAAAATAAGACCATTTTAAATAATAATAAAAAATACCTTATTTGATAAAGTAACCCTTTAACGGCAACGTCCCTGACCATATCAATGATCAGGGACGTTGCTATGATG contains the following coding sequences:
- a CDS encoding LLM class flavin-dependent oxidoreductase, producing the protein MELGISTFGEVQPEGVSGEARQSYLRMQELIAEAKQADEVGLDVFALGEHHRPDFIISAPEVALAAVAAVTKRIRLSSAVTVLSSADPVRVFQNFATLDLISGGRAEIMAGRGSFTESFPLFGYSLNDYNELFIEKLELLTLLNTQEVVSWKGKHRAPFIQRGIYPRPYQPAIPIWLAVGGTPASAVRAGKMNMPMTLAILGGRPSQYVPFINLYRQSAQEAGHDPASLQLGINAHCYIADDPDQAADEFFPSYEKLMNRVGKERGWSPITREQFDYMCMPEGPLLVGSPQQVADKIIYQHGLFKHTRFLAQLVKGYIDHEKVMKAITLFGTKVAPIVKEALG
- a CDS encoding ADP-ribosylglycohydrolase family protein; translation: MKKTIYSLGLGMLLCCGTAIAQVKSSTQAGKKLPAKIRMSKEQLKDKVKGGWAGQTIGVTFGWPTEFQYQGTFIQDYETIPWREDYVNEAMTTFPGLYDDVYVDLTFVDVFEKKGMNATPADFGNAFAGAKYMLWHANLAGRYNLQQGIPATQSGHWLNNPHADDIDFQIEADFAGLMSPGMPNAATEICDRVGRIMNSGDGWYGGVFIANMYALAFVSDDIPFIVREALKTIPTQSKFYQCVSDVIKWHAKYPNNWKQTWFELQSKWAEDIGCPSMVFHPLNIDAKLNSAYVAMGLLYGGGDFTKTMEIATRVGQDSDCNPASAGGILGTIMGYSKIPAYWMGPLQKAEQRNFSYTDYSLEKVYATGFKHAVENISKYNGKVDGDYVEIPYTATKTVKFEENFSGHFPKGRKPLGVVITDKTSFTFDGIGFVLRGYARRKSENTPHHVIQAAMYIDGKEIEKVNLPTDYSLSRADLFWRYQLPKGKHEVEIRILNPTEGYDIVTNDILEYDTQPHNGMRK
- a CDS encoding endonuclease/exonuclease/phosphatase family protein; translated protein: MKTMILSALCLFTSVRWCNAQQAAGAQQQQKTIRVMSYNIRIASPPSTNWGGTDLAAIAKVINANKPDLVALQEVDAFTERSGKSSDQAKELGEMTGMHYFFAKAVDRSGGDYGVAVLSRYPIEESHAYRLPPVPGSEGEVRGLAFIVVKPFGNKQKVGFLCTHLDHKSDDDRRFQAQKVLEISEKYKKLPIILGADLNMEASNKVMEVIKSKYFMNCTDCPLTFPETNPRMTIDYLLTNKVAAKRFKVENYRTIEEKYASDHLPLMADFIAVK
- a CDS encoding VOC family protein, producing the protein MNTKKIWANFGVQDLARTTKFYKDLGFKPNGASEQLTSFFFGDDNFIIHFFLRDILTPAMKGPIADVKAGNEIIFTLAAGSKEEVNNWEKEIRQAGGTIISRPEAFGEGYYGFVFADPDGHKFNVFHM
- a CDS encoding ABC transporter permease, with the translated sequence MFKNYFKTAWRNLLKNKGYSVINIAGLAMGIAVALLIGLWIWDELSYDTFHQHYHRTAQVLQQQTFNGKAETRNGIPIPLANELRTNYGSDFKYVALSTYTKNHILSSGDKQLIQSGNFMEPDAPDMFSLKMLKGTRNGLKDPASILLSEKVAVSLFGNIDPVGTLIRLDDSVNVKVAGVYENLPYNSTLREVTFIAPWSLYASLEESVRNSENRWNNNGWQLYVQLADHADMEQVSAKIQSVKLQRTDASDAAFKPALSLHPMSKWHLYAFARNSRDVTGKVQYLWMFGSIGVFVLLLACINFMNLSTAQSEKRAKEVGVRKAVGSLRGQLIWQFLIESVLISVIALLVSLVLVLVALPVFNTLAGKQIILPWDNIYCWPLLLGITVFTGLMAGSYPALYLSGFGVVKVLKGTYKAGRPATLPRKVLVVLQFSIAVILFIGTITVFRQIHHTKDRPVGYSREGLITVETITPAIHSHFAAVRNDLLNTGMVAEAATSYSPATELRNEQSNFDWKGKTPGGTYVFGTMGVSQEYGKTVGWQIADGRDFSRSFTTDAMGFVINESAKKYMGLKNPIGETVHWMGYQFTIIGVVKDMVIQSPYEAVKPMIFYIAPWQLNVINIRIKPGASPHAAVEKIAGVFKKYNPEEPFNYKFVDETYAVKFSDEERIGRLTTIFTILAMLISCMGLFGLASYITQQRTKEIGVRKILGASVFNLWRLLAKDFIVLVLIALLIAFPVAYYCMQAWLQHYTYHATVPWWVFPLVGISVLFITLLTVSYQGIKTALVNPVKSLKME
- a CDS encoding sensor histidine kinase, translated to MIPGKLNSSKWIYTVFWVLVTVIFLYDTRYLITKAGLPFFLICAAVRIALLIGLAWINLNILIPRYLFRKRYILYFVWVLLLIAGYLVIQSVYDYYLYGFIIGPNRGGLLSASLLYNFTHTSLYLLLTVALKFSIDWYEQKKLLQEIKMAQLQTEVNFLRSQVNPHFLFNALNNLYALTIKKSDQAPDMVLKLSELMEYMLYESNADEVPLEKEINYLHNYLELEKIRQGNGADIRLTVNGNTEDCRIPPFLILPIVENAFKHGISKIVHHAYLHITIEITEVLTVKVLNNKLNVQQAEESGGIGLANLKKRLDLLYPAAHTLDIMNGAIQHEVILKIDRLC
- a CDS encoding LytR/AlgR family response regulator transcription factor; the encoded protein is MLSCLIIDDEPLAREVLAGYIATLDELQLLASFNNAFDALEYLQHHTADILLLDIQMPEMNGIDFLKSLEQPPITVFTTAFRDYAFEGFELGVIDFLLKPISKARFQVSVEKIKDFLSLKAANAALELSNQRPEFIFVKSGVKKIKLFFAEVTHIQGLKDYAIIHAASGKIVTKGSIKFMEELFPAHLFIRVHKSFIVSKNKVKHIEKNKIIINDHHIPIGRSYKEALIKQINRII
- a CDS encoding helix-turn-helix domain-containing protein, translated to MMTNIDAINTNYSSDLIDQMLDNIKPEEQEQTDYKMKLAAKIYAGLKSKGWKSLDLAKALNLKSPSLVSKWLSGTHNFTIDTLVDIQRALNIRLLDVELLPAPPTLNMNFTVAVAPASLREDIYEPLQKVIDEAGGLQSTKVAVVY